From the genome of Clostridium sp. BNL1100, one region includes:
- a CDS encoding glycoside hydrolase family 9 protein, with protein MNLISSEKKRKIKAGIACFTISGILATSGGIIPGILNQNVYAASTSPGDYQQDSRIRLNSIGYLPEAEKKATIAASSGDFIVVNSSGTAVLTGKTTTVYDSDTNEQVSIADFSQVKTEGSYTLLVPGIGKSVTFKIDPNIYLNPFKTTMLGMYLWRCGTSVSATYNGKVFSHEACHTKDAYTDYINGQHNIKDGGKGWHDAGDYNKYVVNAGITLGSMFFAWEQFKDQIKDISLTMPESNNSMPDYLDELKYETDWLLTMQYPDGSGKVSHKLSTKDFGGFVLPERETADRFFTSWGSSATADFVAMMAMASRAFRPYDAAYADKCIAAAKVSYTFLKANPGNTKPDQSAFTTGAYDTTDTDDRLWAAAEMWETTGDSSYLADFEASANTFTKKIDVDFDWGNVNNLGMFTYLLSEKSGKNTTLYNTIKNALISVADSIVATADGHGYGRPLGATYYWGCNGTVARQTMILNIANKLSPKSEYVNTSLDALNFLFGRNYYDRSFVTGLGLNPPMYPHDRRSGGDSLTDPWPGYLVGGGWPGAKDWKDNQESYQTNEIAINWNGALIYALAASLDISDTPDALLGDINMDAKVDAIDYALLKQYILGLSNLSVDALRSADVNHDNTVDALDLSILKQYLLGKITSL; from the coding sequence ATGAATTTAATAAGTTCTGAAAAAAAGCGTAAAATAAAAGCAGGGATTGCATGCTTTACCATAAGCGGAATTCTCGCAACATCCGGGGGCATCATTCCTGGAATTTTAAATCAAAATGTGTATGCGGCAAGTACGTCTCCCGGAGATTATCAGCAGGATTCCCGCATACGTCTCAACTCTATCGGGTATCTTCCCGAAGCCGAGAAAAAAGCAACAATCGCAGCTTCATCCGGTGATTTTATTGTAGTAAATTCAAGCGGAACAGCTGTTTTAACGGGTAAAACTACTACAGTTTATGACTCTGATACCAATGAGCAGGTTAGTATTGCTGATTTTTCACAGGTAAAGACGGAAGGAAGCTACACCTTGCTTGTACCGGGAATAGGAAAGAGTGTAACCTTTAAAATCGATCCGAATATTTACTTAAATCCATTTAAAACAACAATGCTTGGAATGTATCTGTGGCGCTGCGGAACGTCAGTTTCCGCAACATATAACGGCAAGGTATTCTCTCATGAGGCTTGTCATACCAAAGACGCATATACTGACTATATTAATGGACAGCATAACATAAAAGATGGCGGAAAAGGCTGGCACGATGCCGGGGATTACAATAAATATGTTGTTAATGCCGGTATTACACTAGGTTCCATGTTTTTCGCATGGGAGCAGTTTAAAGACCAGATAAAAGACATTTCATTAACAATGCCTGAGAGTAATAACTCAATGCCGGATTATTTAGATGAACTAAAATATGAAACGGATTGGCTTTTAACCATGCAATATCCCGATGGAAGCGGGAAAGTAAGCCATAAGCTTTCTACAAAAGACTTTGGTGGGTTTGTGCTACCTGAAAGAGAAACTGCCGACAGGTTTTTCACTTCATGGGGAAGTTCTGCAACAGCAGATTTTGTTGCTATGATGGCAATGGCCTCAAGAGCATTCAGGCCGTATGATGCGGCATATGCCGACAAATGCATTGCTGCCGCAAAAGTCAGTTATACATTTCTAAAAGCAAATCCTGGAAATACAAAACCTGACCAGAGTGCTTTTACCACAGGTGCTTATGATACCACAGATACGGATGACAGACTTTGGGCGGCTGCGGAAATGTGGGAAACTACTGGAGACAGCAGCTACCTGGCAGATTTTGAAGCAAGCGCAAATACCTTTACTAAGAAAATTGACGTTGATTTCGATTGGGGAAATGTAAATAATCTTGGAATGTTTACATACCTGTTATCTGAAAAGAGCGGAAAAAACACAACACTCTATAATACAATTAAGAATGCATTGATTTCAGTAGCAGACAGTATCGTTGCTACTGCTGACGGACACGGCTATGGAAGGCCATTGGGAGCTACCTATTACTGGGGCTGCAATGGTACCGTGGCACGTCAAACCATGATTCTAAATATTGCAAATAAATTATCACCAAAGTCTGAGTATGTTAATACATCTCTTGATGCATTGAACTTCCTGTTCGGCAGAAACTATTATGATCGTTCCTTTGTTACAGGGCTGGGACTAAACCCTCCGATGTACCCACATGACAGACGTTCAGGCGGTGATTCCTTGACTGATCCCTGGCCCGGATATTTGGTCGGAGGAGGTTGGCCGGGAGCCAAAGATTGGAAGGATAATCAGGAGAGTTATCAGACCAATGAGATTGCAATAAATTGGAATGGTGCATTGATTTATGCTCTGGCTGCTTCTCTTGACATATCTGATACTCCTGATGCACTATTAGGAGATATAAATATGGATGCAAAAGTGGATGCTATTGATTATGCTTTGCTGAAACAGTATATATTGGGTTTGAGTAATTTGTCCGTAGATGCATTGAGATCTGCTGACGTAAACCATGATAATACAGTAGACGCATTAGATTTATCAATTTTAAAACAGTATTTGTTAGGCAAGATTACAAGCTTATAA
- a CDS encoding DUF1657 domain-containing protein translates to MTVQSDLQKAVAACEAAKGTYKVMGQSTQDQSAKQMYDEMSSDLEKHLQYLNSRLNYISQGNELNQQQ, encoded by the coding sequence ATGACTGTACAAAGTGACTTACAAAAAGCAGTTGCCGCTTGTGAAGCAGCAAAAGGAACTTATAAGGTAATGGGTCAGTCTACTCAAGATCAATCTGCAAAACAGATGTATGATGAAATGAGCAGCGACCTTGAAAAGCATCTTCAATATTTAAATAGCAGATTGAATTATATAAGCCAGGGTAATGAATTAAACCAACAGCAGTAA